A window of Ignavibacteriales bacterium contains these coding sequences:
- a CDS encoding asparaginase, translating into MKNLLIVFTGGTFSMRIDEKTNSAVPYFHGEELLKMIPQAKQFANISVYDFGKYPGPHITPELMLKLSKKIKEFTSRADIDGIIVTHGTDTLEETAYFLDLTIKTEKPIVVIGAMKTSSEKDWDGPLNLLDAIHICNNTNSRGMGVLVCLNGEINAASEVTKTHTEDIETFRSLDFGSLGFVDRGRIIFNRQPNKLERIETEKINSNVDLIKIYAGMNEKFFMYSADSGADGVVIEAMGVGNVPPPAFDGIKYIVEKNIPVVLVSRCPAGETLDIYGYPGAGKWLKNIGVIFADYLNGQKARIKLIVCLGLTKDKEKLRKLFEK; encoded by the coding sequence ATGAAAAATCTTTTGATAGTTTTTACAGGAGGTACTTTCTCTATGAGAATAGATGAAAAGACGAATTCAGCAGTTCCTTATTTCCACGGAGAGGAATTGTTAAAAATGATTCCTCAAGCAAAGCAATTCGCAAATATATCTGTTTATGACTTTGGAAAATATCCAGGACCACATATCACACCCGAACTAATGTTGAAACTATCAAAGAAAATAAAAGAATTTACTTCACGCGCAGACATAGACGGAATTATAGTAACCCACGGCACGGACACACTGGAAGAGACCGCATATTTTTTAGATTTAACAATTAAAACTGAAAAACCAATAGTGGTAATAGGTGCGATGAAAACTAGCAGCGAAAAAGACTGGGATGGTCCGTTAAATCTTTTGGACGCAATTCATATTTGCAATAACACGAACAGCAGAGGAATGGGCGTTCTGGTTTGTCTTAACGGAGAAATTAATGCGGCAAGCGAGGTTACAAAAACACATACAGAAGACATAGAAACATTCCGAAGCCTGGATTTTGGTTCGCTGGGATTTGTTGATAGAGGTAGAATTATATTCAACAGACAGCCGAATAAACTAGAAAGAATAGAAACAGAAAAAATTAATTCAAACGTAGATCTTATAAAAATTTATGCAGGAATGAACGAAAAATTTTTCATGTACTCTGCAGACAGCGGGGCAGATGGCGTAGTCATTGAAGCAATGGGTGTTGGCAATGTTCCACCACCAGCATTTGATGGAATTAAGTATATAGTAGAAAAAAATATTCCGGTAGTTCTTGTTTCTAGATGTCCGGCAGGAGAAACCCTGGACATTTATGGTTATCCAGGCGCTGGAAAATGGTTAAAGAATATAGGAGTGATTTTTGCAGACTACTTGAACGGGCAAAAGGCGAGGATAAAATTAATCGTCTGTCTTGGTCTAACTAAAGACAAAGAAAAACTTAGAAAGTTATTCGAGAAGTAA
- the dnaA gene encoding chromosomal replication initiator protein DnaA — translation MQNAAESLLGLQTEKNASEVWKECLGLIKENVPFITYNTWFLPIKPFELEKSTLKIYVPNNFFIEWIEEHYNTLINKTISQVLGADGKLAYVIYEEKISADEFAAPVSSNNHSALSVTKTKERDFETYLNPRYIFENFIKGEGNQLARAAAIAVGENPGQTSFNPLFIYGGVGLGKTHLIHAIGNKILERSPEKRVVYISSDAFTVEFVESIQGDTVNEFSSFYKSMDALIIDDIQFLVGKEKTQDLFFQIFNTLHQSGKQVVLSSDKPPKDLKGLNERLISRFSWGLSADIQPPDFETRVAILKNKSEVYGIILSREIIEYIAQNISSNIRELEGCLIKLLANSSLTSKEINFDLVKKTVKEVSTNKQVNISIELITKVVCEFFNLEENKLREKNRRKEIVFARQVAMYLSKLLTKSSLKTIGLHFGGRDHSTVIHSQSSIENLVAGDPKMQEMVDSIKNKIEMRVT, via the coding sequence ATGCAAAACGCAGCCGAAAGCCTTCTTGGCCTTCAAACCGAAAAGAACGCTTCTGAAGTTTGGAAGGAATGTTTAGGATTAATCAAAGAAAATGTTCCTTTTATAACTTATAACACCTGGTTTCTGCCCATCAAACCCTTTGAGCTGGAAAAATCCACGCTTAAAATTTATGTTCCTAATAATTTTTTCATTGAGTGGATAGAAGAACATTATAATACTTTAATCAATAAAACTATTTCTCAGGTTCTTGGTGCCGACGGAAAACTTGCTTACGTGATCTATGAAGAAAAGATTTCTGCAGACGAATTTGCGGCTCCCGTTTCTTCCAATAACCATTCTGCTCTTTCTGTAACAAAAACTAAAGAGCGTGATTTTGAAACCTATTTAAACCCAAGATATATTTTCGAAAATTTTATAAAGGGTGAAGGAAATCAACTTGCGCGCGCTGCTGCTATTGCAGTAGGAGAGAATCCCGGACAAACCTCTTTCAATCCACTTTTTATATACGGAGGAGTGGGTTTAGGAAAAACTCATTTGATACATGCTATCGGCAATAAAATTTTAGAGCGTTCCCCGGAAAAACGTGTTGTATATATTTCCTCAGATGCTTTCACTGTTGAATTTGTAGAATCTATTCAGGGCGATACTGTTAACGAGTTTTCTAGTTTCTACAAAAGTATGGATGCTCTTATTATTGATGATATTCAGTTTTTGGTTGGTAAAGAAAAAACACAAGATTTATTTTTCCAAATTTTTAATACTCTACATCAATCCGGCAAACAAGTTGTATTATCCAGCGACAAGCCGCCTAAAGATTTAAAAGGTTTAAATGAAAGATTGATCTCCCGCTTCTCTTGGGGTTTGTCTGCGGATATACAACCTCCGGATTTCGAAACCCGTGTTGCTATTTTAAAAAATAAAAGCGAAGTATATGGCATTATTCTTTCCCGTGAAATTATAGAATATATAGCGCAAAATATATCTTCAAATATTCGTGAATTGGAGGGGTGTTTAATCAAACTTCTTGCTAACTCTTCTCTTACTTCTAAAGAAATAAATTTTGACCTCGTAAAAAAAACAGTTAAAGAAGTTTCTACAAATAAACAGGTTAATATCTCTATAGAGTTGATCACTAAAGTAGTTTGCGAGTTCTTTAATCTAGAAGAAAATAAACTTCGTGAAAAGAATCGAAGAAAAGAAATAGTTTTTGCTCGTCAAGTTGCTATGTACCTTTCCAAATTACTAACTAAATCTTCTCTGAAAACCATTGGTCTACATTTTGGTGGAAGAGACCACTCTACTGTTATTCATTCACAATCCAGCATTGAGAATCTAGTAGCGGGAGATCCTAAAATGCAAGAGATGGTAGATTCAATAAAAAATAAAATTGAGATGCGTGTTACATAA
- the recF gene encoding DNA replication and repair protein RecF (All proteins in this family for which functions are known are DNA-binding proteins that assist the filamentation of RecA onto DNA for the initiation of recombination or recombinational repair.), translating into MVLKQIELQNFRLHKNTSLNFSDKLNLIVGGNGQGKTSILEAIYYLSTTKNLNLANENDVIMFGEQYFDAKGNFSDLTENNTRIFFDSSKGKKNFYLDGKQVFNSTSVIGKFPIVSLIQSDHAITQGAPAERRRFVDSVISQASQTYLEMLLEYNKTLRQRSSLLTQIKETRNQNLYDQLDAWTESLIISGTEIIKHRQNFVIEFNGYLKDSYNQIIEGAEEPKIIYDSFSGTDQEKIPERFREELNNLREDELRRGTNLAGPHRDDFIFYINDLELKRFGSQGQHKTFQIALRFGQFFFMKEKLGKTPIFLMDDVFGELDIYRSGRISRYLSQIGQAFITMTDLTKTEGLDMGKENLLIKVNNGKAAYA; encoded by the coding sequence ATGGTTCTTAAGCAAATCGAATTGCAAAACTTCAGACTGCATAAAAACACATCGCTGAATTTTTCCGACAAGTTAAATCTCATCGTTGGTGGTAATGGGCAGGGAAAGACATCCATATTAGAGGCAATCTACTATTTGAGCACTACAAAAAACTTAAATCTTGCTAACGAGAACGATGTTATAATGTTCGGCGAACAATATTTTGATGCGAAAGGAAACTTTTCAGATTTAACCGAAAACAACACGCGGATATTTTTTGATTCTTCAAAAGGGAAAAAGAATTTTTATTTGGACGGCAAACAAGTTTTTAATTCTACTTCGGTAATAGGAAAATTTCCGATCGTCTCGCTGATACAATCCGATCACGCAATTACACAGGGCGCACCGGCAGAACGGCGAAGATTTGTAGATTCGGTAATTTCGCAGGCAAGCCAGACGTATTTGGAAATGCTACTGGAGTACAATAAAACATTACGTCAGCGCTCTTCATTGTTGACGCAGATTAAAGAAACACGTAACCAGAACTTATATGATCAGCTGGATGCATGGACGGAATCTCTAATCATAAGCGGCACGGAAATAATTAAACACAGACAAAATTTTGTTATCGAGTTTAACGGCTACCTTAAAGATTCTTATAATCAAATTATTGAAGGCGCAGAAGAACCAAAAATAATTTATGATTCTTTTTCGGGAACAGATCAGGAAAAAATACCGGAAAGATTTAGAGAAGAGCTGAACAATCTCCGCGAAGACGAACTACGGAGAGGAACGAATTTAGCCGGACCGCATCGCGACGATTTTATTTTTTATATAAACGATCTAGAATTGAAACGCTTTGGTTCACAAGGACAGCATAAAACATTTCAGATTGCTCTGAGATTTGGTCAGTTCTTTTTTATGAAAGAAAAACTTGGAAAGACACCAATCTTTTTGATGGACGATGTTTTCGGCGAACTTGATATTTACCGCTCCGGAAGAATCAGCCGGTATCTTTCTCAAATAGGACAAGCGTTTATTACTATGACCGACCTTACTAAAACAGAAGGT
- the dnaN gene encoding DNA polymerase III subunit beta, whose translation MEFKVNSKELEKLLSKIIPAVPTRTPMPILENFLFEVKDGQLTIYATDLEISLKSSLNIVAEENIKIVVPARLLNDVVRSLKDTTIHFKLMANKKINIVTDMGKYTISYLDADEFPEIPSVETDKNAKDINEVLINGEELRLAFEKCAFAMSKEEMRPAMMGTLFEFRDDGLRLVTTDGHRLVNMLNKNIKAAFNQQYVVPERAVSVLLKILNEKDVKIHLTKTYVSFKLNDIELITRLISQKYPDYSSVIPLENEFFMKVNTRDIHESIKRMMLFSTSSTRRVKFAITTDALEISAEDLDIGASGEEKVICEYKGDALEIGFNSAYVNDVLTHLSSEEEIIFKLHSPTKAVVIEPVQKKENLDLMMLLMPVRLNT comes from the coding sequence ATGGAATTCAAAGTTAACAGCAAAGAGCTCGAAAAACTTCTAAGCAAAATCATTCCAGCAGTTCCAACACGCACACCAATGCCAATTCTGGAAAACTTTTTATTCGAAGTTAAAGACGGGCAGCTTACCATTTATGCCACCGACCTAGAAATATCTTTGAAGTCTTCGCTTAACATAGTGGCAGAAGAAAACATAAAAATAGTTGTTCCGGCAAGACTTTTGAACGATGTCGTTCGCTCTTTGAAAGACACAACAATTCATTTCAAATTAATGGCGAATAAAAAAATCAACATAGTTACGGATATGGGAAAATATACCATCAGTTATTTGGATGCCGACGAGTTCCCGGAAATTCCGTCTGTAGAAACCGATAAAAACGCAAAAGATATAAACGAGGTATTGATCAATGGAGAAGAATTAAGATTAGCATTTGAAAAATGCGCCTTCGCAATGAGCAAAGAAGAAATGCGTCCCGCTATGATGGGTACATTGTTTGAGTTTAGAGACGACGGATTACGGCTTGTAACTACTGATGGTCACCGACTTGTAAATATGTTAAACAAAAATATTAAGGCAGCGTTCAATCAACAATATGTGGTGCCGGAAAGAGCAGTCTCTGTTCTCTTGAAAATATTGAACGAGAAGGATGTCAAAATTCATCTTACAAAAACTTATGTATCGTTTAAGCTGAACGACATAGAGTTGATCACACGGCTCATCAGTCAAAAATATCCCGACTACTCAAGCGTAATTCCACTCGAGAACGAATTTTTTATGAAAGTAAACACAAGAGATATTCACGAATCAATAAAAAGAATGATGCTGTTCTCTACATCAAGCACAAGACGTGTTAAGTTTGCGATCACGACGGATGCTTTGGAAATCTCCGCAGAAGATTTAGATATCGGCGCATCAGGAGAAGAAAAAGTAATTTGTGAATACAAAGGAGACGCTCTGGAAATCGGATTCAACTCAGCTTACGTTAACGATGTTCTTACACACTTAAGCAGCGAAGAAGAAATAATTTTTAAACTTCACTCACCGACCAAAGCGGTAGTAATAGAACCGGTCCAGAAAAAAGAAAATCTAGACTTAATGATGTTGTTGATGCCGGTTCGCTTAAATACGTAA